The genomic stretch TCTGTCACACTGTTGCAAAATACTGACTCTagcttttacgatttttttttctttagcaaTTTTATTCTCAACAGCacatgcaaaatttaaaaatattaaaagatatcgGAAAAGTATAAGAATGTTCTCAAGAATAAGTGTTAATAGTAATACACTTAATAAGTATTATCTTATATTTatagatacatatatttatatttataattatatatgcgaaattatatataattataaatatctaaaaatatatatattttcatacatttttgGTAGAATTTTTGAATGATGCCATGTGCTGTTAGGGATACCCTTTTAATATGCAGGCGGTAGCtcgtttttaaattcaatttactATGTAAGCAGATACGTTTTAGTCTAGGCTTCCACAAGTGATCGCCCAGTGCAATTGTTCGTCTTAGCGATTAGATAGGATGCAATACTCTCCTTTAGCACGTATACAAAATTGTGAAAGATGCCTACGTTACATCGCGAGTTAGAATTACAATTGTCTAGCGAGAGAAGTGCCTATCGAACTGCCAGCGAGCTGCCGCTTCCCTTCCATTTAACGTGCTCGTAGTACAATATTAAGAAGTCTCTAATATTACCAAAAATTGAATGCTTTACTAATGTGTTTAATGGAATATGTGTGTGGACGAGTGTAACGGCCAAATTAACGGCCAACGTCGAGCTCTTCCAAAGCGATGCgcatgttatattttattagacttatactttaaaaaaaaaatcgcaaccTGAATATCTTCGGACCAGCTTAAGTAACAACGAAACGAACTTGAAATTAGAAAGTCCGGTCCGAtcgacatattttatttcactaaGTAATGAAAAAACCATTATTTTGTAAACAATTTTCTTGAACTTATGTGAGAATCTGGTTAAATTTAAAGTGATCGATCTTAAAGAGTGCGCATCGCGAATTGATTTGTGAGAATCTTTGTATCTTTAGAGTCTTTAGACGAATGTGCCATGATATATAACAAATGTATCGCAAAATGacgaattatatatatattatatatatacatatgagAAACGCATCGGTTTTTATGAATGTAATAACGTTTCTAATTGTTTAAACGATTTATATTACACAGaaggtatttttttaatagttgtTCTGTAATTctcttatatataaatatcttttagattatttttcaCGGAATGTTACGATTTACaatgttatattatacatCATTATATACAATGttctttttacttattattaatcttgTTTATGCGaaagatattattaaagttaCTATTATGGTTTGTATCATTAATCTCTTTTAccattattaaaatcaagatATTTATACAAACGTAAAACTAATAAAGAGTTTCTAACACTTGTTGAGAGAAGTTTCACTTGTTGAGGTTTGGAGTTCGTCCTTATATTCTCTGCAAGAAATATTAACTAGAAAGCAGAAACATTATTGTGTAAAATCTACACTCACCGGATTATTCTCCCGATCATCAATGCAGCCCACGGTAAGATAATGtttccattttatttaatgtacaaCGAGAGACGTGCAGTCTACGTCAAAGtcctaaaataaataattataaatatagaggatctaaataattattttatttataaaataacaattaatgtTGCATATACACATACCTCCGGATAAtgttaatcaaaattaattaaaaaaaagacagtaTAGCGAAGCAAAATATAAAGACAATTTATTAACACACATTATAGTGCACAATTAATTACCAAACCCGACTCTGATTATAGTCTGACTCTATCACTCGATTTTAATCCTTCCCTCGCAGTTAATGAGTGCTGTATAGTACAGTACGTACTATACACGACCGCTCAGTGAGCTCTTGCATCTGATTGTAACATTCTTTAAGATCTGAAAATATTCACTAATCAGATGCACGATTTGCTTATTTGCAActactgtaaaaataataaatttgatcaGCGTATGTTTCTAGATTCTgccaaaattaaaagaatacaCGAATTTTCTCCTGAACCAAGCCATTGTTCAAGATaattctgaaataataattgactGTGCAGACCGGCCTTAATAAAATTGCCTTTTCTCTAGTACGTAACCAATAAGCTTCTCGGTCTTGAATACCACAGCACGCCGATTGGCCGGCGTATCGACGATACGTGCTGCCGCGCCTGCAATGCGGAAATCACTCTTCTGTCGCTCGGTAGAATGAGgttaaagtttcttttatcGCATGGAAGAATGGCCGACGCGTAAGTAATCTTAGCAACTCTTAAAATCCGGTCGCATCAACCGACAGCATAAGTTTGTGATTGCGAAAATATTGTGCAAATTATCTTTACATTGCATATATATTAgcaaattcatatttttcctCTGAACGGGCAAGTAAACGAGATTGTTAGTTCGAAGTCAACGAGAGCAACCCTGTACCTTACAGCACGATAGTATCGTTATTAATATGTGtgcgcaaaaattaatttgatatttgtcaattaaaagttaattttattatttaatacttgtaTATTTCAACAATACtcgacaaaattaaattctgatCTAACTTTATGGCAAAAGTTTACATAGTTAACCAAGCATGTGTACACTTAAGAAACTGACAACGCCGTACTATACATAATTGTGTTTCCGTGTAGGAAGAAAGAAGCTGAGCCTCCAACTAACAAACTGCCGGCGGTGCCGGAGTCTGTGTTGAAAAGGAGAAAACGCCGCGAGGCAGTCAAAGCTGCGCGTTTACAAGTATCCATCAAGGTATATCACGTTATATATCGAATAATttaaccaattttttttcgtctataacaaaatctttatatctatttattttaataagaacgCAAActgatttttgttttgtgcTATATTTGCAGCAACGCGCAGATCGCTATAAGAAGAGAAAGCAGATTTTCAAAAGAGCTGAACAGTATGTAAAGGAATACAggaggaaggaaagagatGAAATTCGATTGATGAGACAGGCTAAGAACCgcggaaattattatattcctgGAGAAGCACGCCTGGCGTTTGTTATTCGTATTCGGGGGTAAATAATCATGTTgctaacaatttatttttaaaaaaaaaaaaaaaaattttagaaaattttaatttattattaataattttaattaattatttttttagtgtGAATCAAGTTGCACCCAAGGTGCGCAAAGTACTGCAGCTGTTCCGTCTTAAACAGATTAACAATGGTGTTTTTGTTAAGTTAAACAAGGCAACAATTAATATGTTGCGTATTGTCGAACCTTATATTACATGGGGATATCCAAATTTGAAGTCCGTGCGGGAGCTGATTTACAAGCGCGGTTTTGCCAAGGTTAAAGGACAACGCATTCCTATCACTAGCAACTCCATTATCGAGAAAAAACTTGGTCAGTaacgttttaatatctttgtaaataattaataagatttttgaCAAGTCCATAGGAGTTTTAGAAACTTATAAATTCTCCTTTCCAGCtcgtcaaaaattaataatgcaatttgTTTGAGCCTAATTATGTCACTATAGTTAGGTATAATATTATTGCGATACAGTTATTTATCTATACATGTATATGACTTGTCAGCTTGATctgagaataataaaaattatttttacatgcaGGACGATCCAATATCATCTGTACCGAAGACCTGATCCATGAGATTTTCACTGTTGGGCCGAAATTCAAATTTGCTAGCAACTTCTTGTGGCCTTTCAAGGTAtgatttttttccctcctttatTTTACGCGACATAGGCATGGTTATAGATTGATTCAGTGTCGATTAGCCTCCTATTATGTCGAAGAATAATACGAGTTTTTCTTGCTAATGAATGattttaatatcataaatttaaGACAAACTcacacattttttataatatacctTTCCGatattcttaatataatacttttaaatatgtttttagcTCAATACGCCAAATGGTGGATGGCGCAAGAAGACAAACCATTACGTGGAAGGTGGTGACTTTGGAAACCGAGAGGATAAAGTTAATGAGCTTCTCAGACGGAtgatatagaaatatattcgtaaataaactcctctaattaatattttgttccTTATTAATTATCCAACCTTTATCGATATTAAtcagtttaatataaaagtacaaGATATTTAAAGTACTTATTCGATACTTGTTTGATAAaattcctgaaaaaaaaatctataccGAAAGCTCCGAGatcaacattttcttttcttctaatATTCAGATAGAAAGATAATCTGTGAACTGGTGTAGCCAGTTCAGCTACAAAGAACGGATACTAGGACAGTAAGATGGCGCCCCCTCCTCCCCGCCGCGAACGGCGCGAACATGTACCATCCCTTGAGCTCAGTCTCCTTCTTCCTTAGTCCGTGGAGTATACTGAAAAGCGGGTATGACGTTTCCCGCGACGACGGCAGCTAACGtagtatgtatgtacgtgACTTCGGTGTGGTGTGCGTCGCGTCTCGGACAGTGTGTGATACGTGCAGCAGAGCGCCGATAGCCGAGGACTGATAAGGGAGAATGCGCCCAACTACTCCACTCGTTCTCGGTGGCCGAGGGAGAGGTTGGGGTGAGGTAGAGTCACATACGCGAGCCGGCGTCCCCGCAGCACCCGCTCGCGTTGATGGGTAAGTAGCGAAAtacttatatttattgttaaagtatatatttcaGAGGTtcacttaataaaaaataaatactttctaatatactatatattaaaataaaatataattaattgacaaacATAATTACACGTACAGTGTATACGATATatacgatttatataatattttgctaTATCAgaattgttttaaatgtaCAACATACATCGAAGTAGACATCTATGATagattctcttttctttttttttttttttttttttctttactttatgaaaaatttaaatagatatctGGATATGTTCGATAGAATTCAATCGTCATCGAATATGAAAAGCGTTTTATAAATGTTGCAAGGTACAGAACTTTGCATGCTTTATAAAGCACTTCGTTTAATTCTGTGGATTGAAACAATATTAGTACGTACGAAAACTGTTTCATATATAACGAATAGTCGTAACTGCAGATCCTTCGTAATGTTAAAACGTacacgtaatttaatataattacgtgtATCTGGCAAAagttctattaataattttatgaaaaaggaaaagaaaaaatgtatactttaGTATATCCGCTGATAAATAATCGTGGTCCATTTAAGAACTTTGTCCGTGCATCATCAAATTTGAAAACGTTAGAACGTTTCTCAATGTTTGACGCTTTAACGCTGCGTAAATGCGTGTGTttcatttatcattattaGACGATATCTAATTATGCATCTAATTGGTATTTTAATAGAAGAagccagtttttttttttttttggtttgtCTTCCAATCGGTTTAcatgtaaaacttttaatcaATGAAAGCTTCTATTACGTTCTCACGTTTGTTTCCCGGTTTCCTCTCGATGGCTTCTGCAGTCTTTAATTAACCACGTGTATGCCTTTCTTTGCCGCTATTGGCAACTTTTCGCCTTGAAAAAATGGATTTTCTTCctgaaagatattaatataattttaattccgctTTGTCGTACAATTTTTACTCGGGAGCTTAAGTTTCCACGTTGATCTTTAAAAAGTCTGCTTAGGGACGACGTGTCTCGATTACCTGAAACTGTTTCACAATCTGATTGAGATCGGAGTTCGAAATATGCACGTTGGACAAAGTGTTGCCGTTTTCGGAGTCGTTGGAGCATTCTATCATATGTTCCGTATCGCACATGCAGTCTTGCGCGCTTTGATAATCGCGACTGAATGTCGCCGTGTTTTCAAAATTGGTCAGGCAATTATTCTCAcctgtaaatttataataggATATATCAGTCGCGtgcgtaattatattaatggtctccaagttaaaattaataatcgttggccgtgttttattttactcacTCGTGTATCCGACCGGGCAAGGATTCGGAGGAGTGCAGTA from Cardiocondyla obscurior isolate alpha-2009 linkage group LG12, Cobs3.1, whole genome shotgun sequence encodes the following:
- the Rpl7 gene encoding large ribosomal subunit protein uL30, with product MRLKFLLSHGRMADAKKEAEPPTNKLPAVPESVLKRRKRREAVKAARLQVSIKQRADRYKKRKQIFKRAEQYVKEYRRKERDEIRLMRQAKNRGNYYIPGEARLAFVIRIRGVNQVAPKVRKVLQLFRLKQINNGVFVKLNKATINMLRIVEPYITWGYPNLKSVRELIYKRGFAKVKGQRIPITSNSIIEKKLGRSNIICTEDLIHEIFTVGPKFKFASNFLWPFKLNTPNGGWRKKTNHYVEGGDFGNREDKVNELLRRMI